The Helianthus annuus cultivar XRQ/B chromosome 15, HanXRQr2.0-SUNRISE, whole genome shotgun sequence genomic sequence gtgagcttcatcgaagataacctttctcaaaccaccaaacagaggaacccaaatccgttTCATGAAACATAATGTTCCTTCCTCATTTGGcactaactgcttctccatcccacggagatattcctcttcaatgttcctttccttcagagcctctttctgcgcggcacgaatgcgcagggaAAGATCCGTCTGgataatcatttctaaagccctaacccttatgggcttgatcctttcctttcgacttagggcatcgacGACCACATTcaccttccctggatgatacttgatctcgcagtcatagtcgttcaataattcgacccagcgtctttgtctcatgtttagctccttctggtcgaatatgtgttgcagactcttatgatctgtgaagattgtacacttcgtaccatataaataatgtctccaaattttcaacgcaaatacatctgcgcctagctccaaatcgtgtgtggtataattcttttcgtgaaccttcaactggcatgacgcgtaagctataactttttttcgttgcattagcacgcaaccgaaaccttgacgcgaggcatcacaatataccacaaaatcgtcagtcccttcgggtagcgataagatcggcgcattgcaaagcttgtccttcaataactgaaacgcttcttcttgtctgattccccaatcaaacttcttgtccttctgggTGAGGGAAGTTaaaggttgagcgatctttgaaaaatcctcaatgaaccttcgatactaaccagccaaacctaagaatcgccgaatctcggttggcatctttggcgtctcccaattctttatcgcttcaatcttggtgggatccacatggattccatctccattcaccatatgtccaaggaattggacttcgcgtaaccaaaacacgcacttcgagaacttggcacacagcttttccttttaagtagctccaaaatggctcttaaatgatGTTCGTGCTCgtccttcgtctttgaataaatcaagatatcgtcgatgaacacaattacaaatttgtcgaggtacggcttacaaactctgttcatcaaatccataaaaacagctggcgtgtttgtcaacccaaacggcatcaccagaaactcgtaatgtccatatcgagttctaaaagcagtcttgggaatacttccctcttgaattctcaactgatgataacctgatcgcaaatcgatctttgaatagaaacttgaaccttgcagctgatcgaacaggtcatcaattctcggcagaggatatctattcttgatagtcaacttgttcaactcccggtagtcaatagacatacgaaaactaccatcctttttcttaacaaacaaaacttgagctccccaaggcgagaagcttggtctgatgaatcctttgtgACACCtatgcttgtgatatcattttacaaactctgaacaatacaatattaataaaacagtgtgttttgatcccaatgtttgtcatttatgtttggttttgtgcccatgttgatttttgatcgattttgaactctatatcgctttctaaaaagttatacgcaaactggtgcgtaaacacgatcagtttaacgcgacaaacactcgaaacatcatcataaacttaacataccttaaatgacctttacataacttagaaataagttttaaaggctttggtatggcaaaaacaagtttattcgctctcagggactatttgcgtcaacttgcaaaagtctgccatttcgtaaggcaacgtacagtccggaacttgatcataagttaaaacataccatatataactaaacatggcttagaaataagctttgataggttcggtgtgcgaaaacaagCTTATATGATCtctcagggactaaaagtgtcaaaaacggcgtaagtttgcattttcgcgcatatcttacattctgaccacttctggacatccaaaatttttgtacacactaaaatatttttattttagtgatcggcatgcaaaaattccattcgtttcgctatttggatcgttttcgcgctcGTTACTATTTctgtcgtaattagccgaacaacgcaaccgtacggccaaacgaaccgacatccgacatatttttgagcatgtttcatgttccctatactttaacttcattatgaagcttaaaaatgggcttgacaggtgttagaagtgccaatacGCGATGAAACAAGCTCAGGGGCCAAATCTGCCATTTTGTTAAACTTGCTGATCTGCAGCAagggccttacggaccgtaaggagtcccttgcggaccgtaagggatgcccagcgaccagaaacatGAAATTAGCTGCTGTTTTGTAAAATCAGGCCCTTGTTTACAATTTTTATGTTTTGGGGTGCAAGTTATCTCTTCTCCAAGGCTTCTCTTCTGCTTGTAACAAGTGTAAGGCTTGGATttcatgcttaatgaccaagaaaAACACATGGAATGATCTCATGATCTTGCTTCAACTATAAATAGCTTGGTCCTTTcactcatttctttgctcattccttcttttctctcttcacatctgttttggagctctctctcaagcatttgggactttatcttctttgtagaaaagatagcaaggacccttagtgagcattctttcattctttttattgctttttccttatgtagtgcagaaagtcaaacgtttggccaacagtttgactttcggttttggccatcaattggtcaagtcaaagttcaattgaactttgaaacgtgattgtaatcacgatagttataatccttcgtgattataaccgctgattaccacgttaactagttgtagtgtcgagtcaaagtttcggtcaaaatgcgtattagcacgcattttgcctcggaactactttagggtatcaaaacactttgttttgataccaaatcagtaggttaaacatgttttgacatgtttaactcgacactattagtttatgcttgtttaggatcgtaaggtaagcggtctaaacaaccgcttatacttccgaacccgacccgtttggtcgatctttaggatccgaccaagcttagttagtgatcatagtttcatagggaataaccactaaggttataaccttatgatcacataggattggttagtcatatgcttgttagcttgtatgcccataggaaatgaccaaaatgcccttttgaaacataaatccgtattttgactatgtgaacataattttgacatgtaatctgatttagcaacatatttagggataattgggcatgtaagacttggcatagcacatagttaaccatccgggcatagttttacgctaacgacgcattatagtgactTATGTCACCGTAATGGctcaaaacgggtcaaaagcacttaggtaggctttccaatcagaatgttgggactattaaatcataccatatgagttcaattactcatttgatttatagaacctcattctatcctatctcccgatttaggagccgatttagtaacatagttacctatactaggtgccggttgattccgtgatacttggagcttaaattggtcttattctcaaaactaattagcaatcccaagtgagtacatagttcccctcttttaccattttcaaatgttttggggtgatacacatgtacatacatgttacttttgtgcatttcatgcttttatgacataaacatgctagtttcacctagtacacttatagtacatgttttccattgtgttttgctatgtatgttaagcatgctagcacattgatttatttcacatttgttgcatatgtttacttagcatatggaacatattgttttacatgacatttctgctatgtatgtttactgagcatgctagcacattgtttttacatgaacatttctactaggcatgtttacttagcattcctagtacatggttttcacatgctacattggttatgacatttggtatgttcaatcgggacaataatacattcattaacattgatcacgccgctcggacttatgtaatggtaccataggaattgacaactcccgtttccgacttcctaggtttgtttggaagttgggaatgacagaatccgactacataactttagataaacctttaattcgtttaagggtttgtcgccacagtcgcaaggcttgaatttatgcgattaacattactgcataaatgtttgtaatcataaagcattgtttttctgcaaagcataacatttgatttaaacttaggtttattcaaaaacatgttttgtacattttctatggggttgagtaacttctagttattcaccatacatgacaattgttttcacattagacatcattacatagttaagtagatgatttcctacttgctatgcatttcatttggttatacatgaaacatttcacacatgacattgtacatggtttacacatacacatttttgacatagaacaagacattttggttggttaatgttaagtgacttatgtaacggggctatgtgttatatgataaaagcatggtggatacgtcgctggtacttcctatatataagtgcttttattgtattatacattgttccattatctaaaccacttggacaagacatgaaacgttttatacaaaaacatgacattgtcttacaaattacacatttttatacaaactcattttcacttggttatttatttaaccatgcattgttcattcattatcatttgattttcatatcgattttcacatgattttacaaagaaaaacattttacaagattcatgacatcattttatttaaacccttctttcaaaaacaagtcatgaatctgcataaacaaaacctatgtatctcacaggcatttttatgctgacgtacctatttttacatgtgtttcaggtgctaatgcataagggtgtttgtgctacacttaggcggactcgggccttagtgacttaaaagacagttattatgtagttttagttgaactcaaagacaatgtaactttaaattttaataatacataactttaattgccatggttgttgaaacaataattctgtcgccactcacctccccggcgtttctgccgcggctttcgttgttttaccgcggccggggtgtgacatcctttgtctagcaactcttgaagttgtgtcgacaactcctgcatctctgaaggggcaagtcgataaggtgccttagccacaggcgcggcgcctggaactaagtcaatgtggaactcgacttgtctttgcggTGGCAAGCCTGGCAAGttttctggaaagacttcaggatactcctttactatagggatgtcttcgatcttcggctcagcagcttctttatccacgatgtgtgccaagaaggcaacacatcccttctataaacactttcgagctttcagacagctgatgattctcagaggcgtatcatgcttctctccgtgaaccacgatcgtctctccatcttctgttgggatgcgaatgatcttttcgtgacaaacaatctcagccttattgctcgacaaccaatctatccctactaccacgtcgaagcttcctaactcgactggtagtagatccaaagggaactcgcgttctcccagctcaattacacaacctctgacaacttcattcgcctcgactagctttccattagccagttcaattgagtacggaatatctaatttactagcagttaacccaagcatactcttaaattctaacgacacaaaactatagtcggcaccagtatcaaacagaacagatgcaaagcgttgatttatagggaacgtaccagtgacaacgttgggatcctggcgcgcttcccttgctccaatgttaaacactcttccacgggcttgattcagttttgggcattccttcttaaagtgcccaacttctccacaattaaaatAGCATGGTCCGTGACTATTACCACCTCCGTTCCCAGCTTGagcgttgttttggttgcgattcacattcccagcttgattcgcaacgtttccccggtttccatttccgccgtTTCCTCCCTGCTGGTGGTTTCAATTCCCATTCCTGTAACCTCGATTACCAGTACGCCCagcaccagttccggcccaacacgtatccttcgtgtggccGTTCCTTCCACCTGCTTCACACTTCCTCAATCTACATTGTCCATGATGATGGCTCTGGCACGTATTGCACTTGGGCAAAGTACCCATATAACCCTTCCCTTTATTTTCAACACCGGTGGCAGCTctggccggtgtgcttgattcacctTTCTTGTTTACGTTGCTtgtaccctgcttgaagttcgaaaatttccttttattttcaccagacgactccacgtcagtctctttcttcttctgctcagaattcgagaacttgttcaaccgaatagcttcctcagtaagagccacactgagatcgatggcttctgtgattgttgcaggcttggatgtggtaaccatactcatgatctgaggtgccaatccccagataaagcgctcgATACGTTTGAACTCCGGTGTGACCATGAATGGCACTACATGGGAtaaatcgtggaatctctgaacatactctgcaatcttgggaccttccatttttagatgccagaactcagtctccagcttttgaatttcagcacgtgagcagtacttccttctcatgagctctttcagctcattccatgacatcgcataagcagcagcttcacccagggtttgcacttgcaaattccaccaagatagggctccatccagaaatagccctgagatgtaggtcacttgttgctcgggagcacacttgctcattctaagaACAGATTATGTCTTCTCAGCCCATCttacaaacgcaacagcacctctTGTGCCAtcgaaattcacgggcttgcaatcgagaaattgcttgtaagtgcaccctgcacatacgtttgaatttacaaatggtatttgcgaacgtgctaaaaatatccaaatgtatcatagtatatctcaaacgacttaacattaccattaggtggattgttattgccgtggtTTTGAGAGATATTTCCACTTGTTTCTGCATGAGAAGCAGCATACTGCGCGATAgcggcagcaatgattccttgaagttttgcctcattagtgggcatgcACAGAtcacgtcttggtggcatcttctagaAGATGTTTcatgttggtcaggtcatagtaagtaaatggTATACGTACGTAACAACAatatcaagcacataacatctcatgttacaattaaatcaagcacataacatctcatgttataaaattgaaaacaataaatCCAACATTACATATAATGAGAATATTGCGATTGCGCTATCATAGATCAAGACCACAgtacaatgtttacaagttttgtgactgtatcatacatcaaaagtgactaagggccacattgCCCTTGTCTGATCTGTCTAGTCAACTAGAACAACAATCAAAAGCTAAACATCAAAAGTAATGtcatcaaaatgcggtcttcaaaaagctgtatagtctgcacaatcgcggtcctctcaccaaaagtctacctgcgtcgaatcaaaatgcctatgctgatggcggaggaggaagAGGAAAATGAGAGTAATACAGGCGACGCATATGTAACCAGTCCTGCTCAAAAGCACGACAGACGCGCAAcaaatatgctatctgctgctcggAAGTCCAAAAGCGAGCGTCTGAGTCGGGGGAAAGTGGACGCGGAGGGTGTGATGCTGCAAACGGGGTCTGGCAATGACAGGATggacgtggagctctctccaaatcctgaatacgacgtgtcaatgcctcctgctgtatcatcaagGAAGTAAGGATGTCCTTCGTAGAGTACCCAACATGGTATGGGTGAGACGGATCAGACAgtggcatgatagggggcgtagtccatagaAATGGCTCGCTTGACGGAGTGAAGgatggtgcagtaggtggtgcaacaGTGGGAAACTGAGACGCGAATGGAAAAGGTGATGACAGCATGGGTGGAACAGGAACAGGCGGCTGCCTggatgacccctctccaggacgcggtggcggtatgtcctgaaGGAACGTAACAGGAAGATCTGTGCGATGAGCATCTGTGGTGTGTGGGGGAATCAGTGGGATATCAGTGGGTGCAGAAATGGGTGCTGAAATGGGGGCTACTGGAGGTGTAACAGGTTGCACAAAAggtgggtaatcgtcatcgtcatcaatccacccgttacgggtgtcggcgtaacgtggatctatatgagtagcaaaaggtgcacggtcgaacaGCACCGGCACCGGATCAGGAAAtggtgcaacaacaggatcctctatCAAGAGTGGAGTGTCAGCAGGCGCGTCAGCAGCGGGTGCATCATCAACAAAAGGTGCAATGGCTGGTGCATcatcatgaacagggtcatgctctaatgcagggTCAGGAGCAGCTAAAGGCTctggggccacagcaggctccgggtcaacaaaatccatatcaaaatcagctggatcatcaAACAAAGGATCGATAGGGCTACAGGCTTTTCTAGGGGCTGGTCTAAGTGAATGAACtcgatatcctggtcaggatcaaaaccagggggaaagacaggatcaaaatcatcatcaacatcgtgatcaaactcaaagtcgTGTGCGGGAGCAGGTGCAGCTGATAACGCCATGTCAGGGTCGGCGTCTGAAGAGTGATGCTGCACTCCCTGAGCGTGTAAGgatgcagatgccacagactcaaaggaatctgggacaggtgaatcAGCTGGAAGCTCCTCTACAGGGGCCTCAGCGATGGGAAGAATGACGTCAGCAACAataggggccccgccctcatggtcagcctcaggtgggtcctcctcaaacagatcgatgtCGTCGTCAGAAACAACATCGAGTGGCATGTCTACGACGGGATAAGCAGCAAGCGGTATAGGAACAGGGATCACCGCAAGTGGTAAGTCCCCGGCGGgaaggccatcagcaggctcagcTCCGACGtcgggcagcgcaaagggctggaaatcgtcgtcaTCGGTGCTGGTGGTGTCGGAAGTATAGACCTCTCGCTCTGACGAAACTCTGTCATCTGATACGATCGCCATAGGATCTAAAGTGTCTGAAACTCCCGTGTCTGAGGATGatggcatgatgtctgtaacacaaccacacatgtgcacaaataatcaacatataatcaaataaacatgttagtcaccaataagcaaacaagtaattctcctagtctctctagactaccctcccagtctctcagactgactccctagtctctcagactactccctggcctctaagaccaaacctccccaatctcaaagattggcccctcagtctacatgactaaacctccccagcctttagggctgaactccctcagtctccaAGACTGAACCATAAATTTGGAAAAGGTGCTtatactttttgtttgtaaaaatgttttgtatcctggatctggacgtataatgtatgcaatgtaaaaatgttttcgtg encodes the following:
- the LOC118487557 gene encoding skin secretory protein xP2-like — protein: MAIVSDDRVSSEREVYTSDTTSTDDDDFQPFALPDVGAEPADGLPAGDLPLAVIPVPIPLAAYPVVDMPLDVAPVEELPADSPVPDSFESVASASLHAQGVQHHSSDADPDMALSAAPAPAHDFEFDHDPAVAPEPLAAPDPALEHDPVHDDAPAIAPFVDDAPAADAPADTPLLIEDPVVAPFPDPVPLLIVVLVD